The Bacteroidota bacterium DNA segment GTACAATTATTCTGTCTTACTGGAAACTGTGAATAAGGAGTTGCAAACGAGCAATTTGATTGAAGAACCAAAAGAGCTTTACGAGCCAATTGAATATATTTTGTCGATTGGAGGAAAAAGATTGCGACCGGTTCTGACGCTAATGGCTTGCAATTTGTTTTCAGAGAATATTGAGAATGCAATTAAACCGGCTCTTGGCATCGAACTTTTCCACAATTTCACTTTGCTCCACGACGATATTATGGACAAATCTGACAAACGCAGAAATCAGGAAACCGTTCATAAAAAATGGAGCGAAAATATTGCAATCCTATCTGGCGATGCAATGAGTATTTTGGCATATAAATATATTTGTTCTTGCGAAAATTCAAAACTGTCGCAAGTTTTAGATGTTTTCACAAAAACAGCATTACAAGTTTGTGAAGGTCAGCAATTCGATATGAATTTTGAAACTTCCGAAACTGTTAGCATCCCGGAATATTTAAACATGATAAAACTAAAAACTTCGGTTCTGCTTGCAGGGAGTTTAAAAATTGGAGCTATTCTGGGAAATGCAAATGCAGAGGATGCCAACAATTTATACAATTTTGGAGTAAATATTGGCCTGGCCTTTCAGCTCCAAGACGACATACTCGACGTTTTTGGCGACACTGCAAAATTTGGGAAAAATATTGGTGGTGATATTTCTTCAAACAAAAAAACTTTTCTTCTACTTAAAGCATTAGAACTGGCAAGTTTCGAAAAAAGAAAAGAATTAACTGAATGGATAAACCTGAAAGAATTTGACAAATCTGCTAAAATTAAAGCAGTTACATCAATTTACAATAATTTAAAAGTTAGGGAATTTGCAGAAGATTTAAAAAATGAATACTTTGAAAAATCTATCTTAAATATTGAAAACATAAAAATTCCTGAAAATAAGAAAACTCATCTCCGAAATATTTCGAAAAAACTTTTGAATCGGGAATATTAGAGTTTCTGCCAATTTTGTCAATTTTCAAAAAAAAAACGGATAAAATCGTAGAGTGTGATTTTATCCGTTTTTCATTTTATCAAAGCTGTTCGGAAAAATTAAAACTTATCACTTTCAACTTTAAAGGCATTGAGTAAGATATCGGAAGCCACTTGAGATGTGCCATGAAAACTTGCCTCGAAAATTTCAGCATCTGTCCAACCTGCATTTCTAACAATATCCAAATCTTCTGCACTAATCGAATTTGAATCTTTTACAATTTTCAACACCAGTAAAAGCATTTTTTTGTCTTTTTCGTCTAAAGGAGCATTGTTCGGATTCTGTCTTGCAAGCTGAATTTCTTCCATAGATACACCTGTCTGCAGTAATATTCCGGTATTGGTATCTATGCAATATTTACAAACATGAATATCTGAAACTAACAGGCGAATAAATGCTGTAAGTTTAAATCCAATTGTTTTATGCTGCATATAAAATCCTAAAAATGCAGTTCGCAATTCAGTAAGCTCCGGACTACAACTCGACAATTTAAAAGCATTTGGCACCATACCAATGCTATCTTGAAGCATTTTATAAGTTTCTGCTATTTTTCCGGTAGCCTGTTCCGGCTGAATTTCTTTTAATAATGACATAGAAATTGTTAATTGATTATTTTATATTTCTTTACAGCTTAATTAAAAAGCGTTTGCACATATCAAAAAGAGCACTAATTTATTTACACTTACATAGTTGATATTTTGAAGTTTTTAAAATTTTGAAAATAATTTACATTCAAGTACCCACAAAAATTATCAGGAGAATAATCTGCTTAAATCTAAAGTACGAGCAAATGATTCCGGAAAGTTTCAATAAATTCTATTCAAATGGAGAATTAAAACTTGAATTTTTATTTTTTTCCCTTTCCTTTTCTCTTTCTTTCTCCCATTCTTGATTCACAATTTTTGATTCCGGATCGGGTGGTGGTGTAGTCATCATCACAATTGAAATATTTGTATCAATTTTGATTTCTTCAACAATTGGTTTTGTATAAAATCTTTTACTTTTTTTCATGTCAAATGTTTTAGAATTATTTTATGAAAACTTTTTTAGTAATTATTGAATCTGAATTATACACTTTTACAATATAATAACTGAATGATGATTCTACCTGAATTTTATGTATAATTGAATTTTGAATTTTTTGCTCAATAATTTTCTCTCCTAAGACATTAAAAACTTCTACCTGATAATTCATATCGAGATCAGATTTTATGTAAATATTATCCTCGAAAGAATAAATATCTAATAATTTTTTAGAATCAATTTCTGAATTTTCAGTAATAGTTGGCGAAAAATGAATAATAAATCTGTTTAAGGTGTAAGTTACAGCTGAATTGAAATTATATGTTGGATTTTGACGTAAATCAGTAAAAATATTTTCCTGAACATCTTCCAAATATATTGACATATCTGAATCAAAATCTGAAATATTGTAAGCATTTATAGCAAAATTTCCTGCTATTTCGGTTTTGTATCCGAGTTGTAGTGATAAGTTATTTGCTATCAAGGGTTGGCCGTTCATCACCAAATTGCCCATTGAATTGTCGTAAGTGTATAAATGAGGCACATTTACATCGCTCGATAACATTTTTTCAGTGTCAAAATCATCGAAACCATTTGTTGCATTTTCAAAGAAATAAATAATTGTTTCATCTGAATAATTAGACCTTTCGAGACGTAATCTTAAAATATTATCATCGACTGTTCCATTTTTATACATTACTTGATCTACCTGATGCGACCTATCAGCATTTTCAAATTCAATGCTACCTGATGCAAAATTATCTTCGTTTCTTACCCAAAAGCCTTGCATTGGCGGCAGGTATTGGTCAATTGCACCGTTTGTATTATTGTTGGTTCCTACATGGGTTGTTCCGTTGTATGAGTCGTGAACCATAGCTGCACCGGAATATGTTCTGTACCAATAGGTTGTTCGCAGATTAGATGTACTTGCACTTTCCCAATCTACAGCAGAAGGATAAGGATTTCCAACTAAATTGAAGCCTGGATATGCTGAACCTACATTCCAACTTGTGGCTATATTCAAAGTTCCTTGATTTAAAGTTCCGGTGAAACTTAATGTTGTATTATCGGTCATTCGTGCAACATAGCCTTTCATAACAGAAAGACTTGTGACATCATCTGTAATTTCAGTATAAGCTCCGCTCGATTCGGTATGATACCATAGTTTATTGTCTCCTGAAGCACTAAAAACTGCACTCGTAGCATCACTTACAGAAGGAGAACCATACCAGAATCTGCCACTTGGAGGAGTGCCAGTTCCTGTGATATATTGTTTGACTGTGGCAGAAGCTCCAGAACTCTCAATAAGTGAGCCGGTTGCCGATGAATTGGATTCAATAACTATTCCTGAGTTTCCTGCATTATTAGTAATTGTACCGTCAACTGTTAATGATTTGCCGGCATCTACAGTTAAAATTGTGCTGGCATCGATTGTAAGATTTCCAGAAATTGACTTTCCTGTCTCATCTATGTGAATATCTGTACTAGCTGTTGAAATTTGGACGTTTTGGGGTGTGTTGGTCCATTCTGTAAAAATATTGTAAGCTTCACCAATATTATATTTTAAAGTTGAGGAGCCTCCGTAAGTAGGGCAATTAGTATTAACATAACTTCCAACATTCAATTGCAAAGTGCCGCTAATTGTAGAGCCAGTTCCAAAATTTACACCATCATTTATAGTAACATTATTGAATGAAACTGTACCGCTAATAGTTCCTGTTCCAACAAAATTTATTGTCCCATCATTTGCTGTGAAATCGCCATCAACCGTAAAAGTTCCTCCATTTTCGATACTAATTGTTCTTGCTCCACTATTTTCGGATATTAATGTTTTTGAAGTATTGATAGTAAGAGAAGACAATTTTGCATCTTGGTTAATTGTAACATCGTGGCCAATAGTAACAGACCCCATACTTTCAGTAGTAGAAGGCACATCTGAAGCTGTCCAAGTAGCACCATTCGACCAACTTCCATCTGCACCGGTAGTCCATCCACTTTGTACAGTATATGAATAATTTGAACTGCTATTATTGTTTAGGTTGATAGAGTACCAATCTGCATTCGTAGCACTTATTGTAAGTCCGTCGCCAGAAGTAAATACATAATAACCCAATTCTGCAGAAGCTGTGCTTGAAGAACCTGGAATATCAAAGGTATAAGTTGTACCTGAACCACTCATTTCAACAATCGTGGATGTTGTAAAATTATCAGTTGTATAACGTAAATATACACTTTGTCCGGTACTGAAACTACCATCCAAATTAGCAGTTATGGTTACATCTTGACCAGGAAAAACATTTCCAGATGGATCCCTTGAAACTGATGAAACGGTTCTAACAGTTCCTTGAACTTCAAAAAATATCATTTTATAGCTTGGATCAGAGCCGGCATCAGCAGTTTTAAAAACAAAATTATGTCCAGTGCTACCGACATTTATATACATTGAACCAGAAGTAGTACAGCCTGAATTTAATGTATATTCTGTACCAGCAGATATTTGCACATCGGATCCTGAAGAAATAGTATGATGACGAAGATTGCCACCCCAGTCCACACCGATTCTGAAATATTGATTTCCAGTACCATTTGCATTATCTGTAAAGATAAATGAGGTACCTTGCGAAGAGGCAAAATATTCAAAATCTGCAGAACCAGTATATGGGCAGGAACCACCCCAACCACTAGTGAAACCAGATCCAACAATTGCATTTTGTGCATAAGACAGATTACAAAATACCAGAAATAAAAATACTATTAACAGATTTTTTAGTTTCAATGTAGATTTTCTAATTTTCATAATAATATAATTTAAATTAATTTCAATATCTTTTAATTAGGTATGTATGTAAAAACCTGTGAATTATTCATTTTTACTTGATAGCCTTCACCGGGCTGCATATCTCCAATATTGTTAATTCCGAATTGCTGCCAGAAGACTTCTCCGTTGCCATTTTTCACAATCATAACATTCGCAATAATTGAAGAGAAAACAATTTCTACTGGCGAAGGTGTTTGCCGTAAATAGGCCATAAGATTCCATCCTTGACTTAAAATAATCGGAGTATTTTCAGGAATAATTGCAAGTCCTGAAATTGAATATATTGCATTATTATTCATATAAATTTGGTAGGCTTTCCCAATTGTCAGGTTGCCAATTTCGTTAAGATAAGGCTGAGGCGAGTATATTTGCCCAAATTCATCTTTAATAATTAGTAGGTTTGACAAATTGCCAAAAACATCACTAAAAGAAGACTGAACTGGATTGATGTATGTAGAAAAAATACTCCAACCAGCAGGCAAATCAATATATTGCGTTATTTCTTCAAAAGCTGACAAAAGTATAATTCCACTTAGACCATTTGTGAGGTAGGATTCTTCATTCGGGAAATCCAATGTATTATAAGTAGGAAATGCCGAATATTCAGTATTTGTGGATTCGTCCCAAAGTTTCCAAACAAAATTTTCGCCAAAAGCAAAACCATCGAAAAATTGATTTGCCCCGAATGCCGGCAAAACTGTTGCATTATTATCCCAAACCAAATATCCGCCACAGGCAAGAATTCCTGAAGAATCATAAAAGACTCCAACATAATCACCATTTTCAATAGGATTACCATCAATATAAATCTCGGCGTAGTTAGGAATAATAATATTGTGAATATTTTCGGTAATTGAAATACTCCAGCCTGGAGTTAAAGGTGAACATGTTTCGAAACAAACTGCCGGCAAAATAGTGTCATTATCTGGAACAATAATAAATCTATTATCATTTTGAGAACACTCGGCAGGCACCAATTCTGCTTCACTCCACAAAGTTCCATTTATGAATTTATATTCGTAATATTCTCCCGGATAAAAACTTGCGACATATAAATATTTACCATTTCCTAAATCTGTCATTTGCGTTATCCCCGGGTCCCAGCCCTGAAAACTTCCTGCAATATGAACTCCATCCGGCGAAGGATTTTGCTGGCATAGTTGAACTTGAAAACTAATTTCTACAGGAGAAATATTACAGGGGAAACAACTACTGAAACAAACGATCGGCACAATTGTATCATTTTGAGAAACTGTTAAAAATCGATTATCGTTTTGTGAGCATGATGAAGGCACATTTTCGGCATCGTTCCAATCTGTCCCATTTATAAATTTATATTCAAAAGTCTCACCTACAACCAAATAAGCAGAAAAAGTAAATATATCATTTCCGATATTTGTCATAGCATCAGTTGTGGGATCCCAGTTTTGGAAACTCCCTGCAATATGTACACCGTTCGTCGAAACTACATTTTGAGACATATCAACCTGGAAAGTAACCAATGAAGTTGGAATTATGCAAGGATAACAGCTGGCAAAACAAACTACTGACAAAACTGTATCGCTTGAAGGAATTGTCAAAAAACGATTATCATTGTATGCACAATTTGCAGGAACAATTTCTTCCATCCCCCAGGCATCGCCGTTTATAAATTTATATTGGTGCGATTCTCCTGAAATTAATGGAATTGTGTAGCTATAAATTCCAGCTCCTATATCGATCATTTCTGTTGCAGCCGGGTCCCAATTCTGAAAAGTTCCTGCAATATGAATTCCGAGGGGAGAAATTGTATCTTGGGACAAATCTACTTGAAAACTTACATCAACGGTGTCGATAAGCGAGCCACAAGGCACACAAGCTCCGAAGCATATAGCTTCTAATGTTGTATCAACTATTGGAACAATCAAAAATCGGTTGTTATTCAATCCACACTCTGGCGGAACTGTTTCGTCGCTGCCCCAGACATTTCCATTTATATATTTATATTCTAAAAAATATCCTTCGTCTAATGTCAAACTAATTGAATAAATATCGTTCCCAAGATCAGTCATAAGGTCTGCGGCCGGATCCCAATTTTGAAAATTGCCGGCAATATGAACACCGTCAGCAGAAATTATTTGCTGCGACATATCAACTTTTACAGTAACCAAAACCTGAGGCATAGAACAAGGATTGCAAGAACCGAAACAAATGGTTGGCAAAATTGTATCTACTATCGGGACAGTAACAAATCGATTGTAGCCTCCTACCCCATTATCGATACCGCAATTTGCAGGCACAGATTCGTCTGAACCCCAGGCATTTCCATTTACATATTTAAATTCGTGATATTCTCCGGCAATAAGTTGAATTGTTATTTCAAAAACGTTGTTGCCAATATCGGTCATCAGCGTTGTAGCCGGGTCCCAGCTTTGCATACTACCTGCCAAATGGACTCCATTAGTGGAAACAGTTTCCTGCGAAAGGTCAATCCTAAATGTTACATTAGTGGCGAAGGTATTGATGCCAATTGACAATAAGAAAAATAATAAAAACAATATTTTATATTTCATAATCACCGTTTCAAGTCAAAAAAAACAAATACGAAAATAACAAAAAACTAATTCATTTCAATTGACAAGGAAAATAAATTTTTCTTAGTGAATAATCATTGTATCTATCAGTAAATGAACAAAATCGCTTGCAGATTTTCCGAAAATGGATATATATATTTCGCAATCAGGTGTTGCTTTGAATGAGTGTTTAGCAATTTTTTATGAAATTGAAGCTTCAAAAACACTATTTGCACAATTCTCCCCATCAATTGCAGAAGACATAATTCCACCTGCATATCCTGAGCCTTCTCCGCAAGGAAATAATCCTTTAATTTGGTTATGCTCGAAAGTTTTATTGTTTCGTGGAATTCTAACCGGCGATGAAGTTCTTGATTCGACACCAATAATTACGGCTTCGTTTGTTAAAAAACCTTTCATTTTCCTGCCAAATTTCTTAAAGCCTTCTTGTAAACTTTTGCTAACAATTTCGGGCAACCAAAAATGCAAAGGCGAGGAAATTATACCAGGGAAATAAGAGCTTTCCGGCAGAAATGGGGATAACTTTTTATTAACAAAATCGTGTAATCTTTGAGCCGGGGCAATTTGTCCCTTACCTCCATTACTGTATGCCATATGCTCGACATTTTGCTGAAATTTCATTAAGGACAATTCGCCATATTCCTGAAGCTCTGGAACATCTTGAGGTCTGATTTCAACAACCATTCCGGAATTTGCAAACTGTGAATTTCTTTTTGATGCCGACATTCCATTAACGACAATTTCGTTGGGAGAGCTTGCAGATGGAACGATATGTCCACCCGGGCACATACAAAACGAATAAATTCCACGACCATCTACCTGAGTGTTAAGATTATATGTTGCAGCCGGCAAATAATCGCTTCGAGTTTTGCAATTATATTGAATAGAATCTATCAAATCTTGCGGATGTTCAACTCGTACTCCAAGTGCAAATGATTTGGCTTCGATAGCAACTTTTTTCTTCCACAAAAGTTCATAAATATCTCTTGCCGAATGGCCGGTAGCAAGAATTAAGTTTTTGCAAAATATTTTTGTATTATCCTTTGTAACAAAACCTTTAAGTTTATCATTTTCAACAATAAAATCTACAAGTTTAGTATTGAAATGAATTTCGCCACCTGCGTTCAAAATCGTATTTCTAATTTTTTCGACAATGGCAGGTAACTTATCAGTGCCAACATGTGGGTGCGATTCGTACAAAATATCATCTGCTGCACCATGATAATTCAATATCTCAAGAATTTTTTGGATACTCCCGCGTTTTTTCGAGCGTGTATATAATTTACCATCGGAAAAAGTTCCTGCACCACCTTCGCCAAAACAATAGTTTGAATCAGTATCTACTAAATGTTCCCTATTTAAAAGGGCTATATCTCGCTTCCTTTCCGAAATTGATTTTCCTCTTTCAAAAATTATTGGTTTCACGCCAAGTTCTATAAATCGTAATGCTGCAAACAATCCTGCCGGGCCCGAACCAATTATATGTACTTCACTTTTATTTGAAACATCTTTATAATCAAACTCTATTGGTTTGCTTGTATGCGTCTCACCTATGGAAACGAGTAAAGCAAGATTTATTTTAATATTTGTTGCACGTGCATCAATAGATTTACGTGTAATTTGAATGTTTGTAATTTCCTTTTCGGGGACATTAAGCTTTTTTGCTACAATTTGTCTGTAGATTTTACTATTCGAGCTTTCTTCCGGTGAAAGAATTAGTGTGATTTTTTTTTGCATTGACAAAGGAAATTAGGGATTATTCAAGCTTTTTGCTTTAAATATTTGGCTGAAAATAAAATTATTCGAAGTGAAACGAAACAATTAATAAGTTTGAACTCATCCTCTCAATCATTCCTGAATATTGAGTAGCATCTCTTTTCAGAACATCTTTCAAACCCATAGAGTATTTTATTTCAGTTGATAGTTTGAAAAAATAGAAATAATAGTCGATACCAAAACCGAAATCCAAATACCAATCGATAGGCTCCAATCTAAATTTTGGTTTCTCTGATTCCTTTATTTCTTTTTGAGAGGCAAGATCAATTCTATTTGTGGTACCTGTGAGTAGATATGGACGGTAGTTTTTCAGTCGCTTAGCTTTATATTTGAAAAGAAAGGGCAATTCAATGAAAGTGGACTCAATCCTCATCACTTTCGATGTAAATCCGGTGGGTGTACGTATTAGAAATTCCAAATTTCGTTGTCCGAAAGTAATTGCCGGCAAAAATCTAAAATCGAAATATCGAGCAAGCCTCAAATTTGAAACAATTCCAAGATGAAAACCTGCTTGTTTTATGCACTCAACAGAATATATTGAATCAGTTACAAAACTTCCATTCGGATTTACAGAAAGAACAAGTGGAGAATTTTTTATCTGAAAATCCATACTATTCAAACCTATTGTAAATCCAAAATGGTATGGTTTTCTGTCATATTTCGGTGTATTCAAAACAGGTCGTTTTTGTGCATTAACACCAACAAATCCAAACAAAAATAATATTATGAGAAAATTTTTCAAGCTATTTGTTTAATAAATCTTTCCTAATTATTCTACTAAATTCAACAATTTTTATAATTTAATATTGCAATTAAGTATAATTTTTTCAATCTACTAACATTGCAACACTAAAATTATTTCAACAAAAATAATATTTATTTAGGGAACATCTAAAAATGCAAATTTCTTCGTTGTTTCAAAATTTTAAAATCCTCATTTACAATGGTAAACTACGGTCTTAAAATTTCTTACGCCTTGAAATTTACTAATTTTAGAAGTCCCCTTTAATTTTTTGATTAATTATATTTTGTCTTGTGAAATTGATTCAACATTCTAAAACCTAAGAAAAAAACATTTTAGCTTTTCTTTGCTACATATATAGAAGCAATTCCCATTGACAGGGAAATTTGTTTTGTTTCAGTAAATCCGACATTTTTCAATTTGTTTAGAAATTTCTCACCGTCAGGAAATGTTTTCACAGATTCGGGAAGATATGTATATGCTCCGGTATCGGAGGAAAATAACTTTCCAATAATTGGCAAATACAATTGAAAATATATTGCATATAAGAATTTAATTATCGCATTTTTAGGCTTCGAGAATTCAAGGACTACAAATTTCCCGGCAGGCTTTAGAACGCGAAATATTTCGTTGATCCCCTTTTCTAAGTTTTCGAAATTTCTAACTCCGAAAGCCACGATAGCTGTATCGAAATATTCATTGTCAAACTCTAATTTTTCAGCATCTCCTTTTTTCAATTCAATCATGTTCTGAAGATTCTTTCTGCTAATTTTTTCTTTTCCAACTTTTAACATTCCTTCAGAAATATCAATTCCTACAATTTTTTTTGGCTTTAGTTTGCTTGCTTCTATGGCGAGATCTCCTGTTCCTGTGGCTATATCAAGAATGGTTTCGGGATTATGGGCTTTCAGCAAATTAATAGTTTTTTTCCTCCAAATTTTGTCAATACTTAGAGAAAAAAAGTGATTGAAAAAATCGTATTTGTCAGCAATTTTGTCGAACATTTCTTCTACTTGCTGTTTTTTTGAAGATTTTTTGTTTTGATATGGAATTGCCATTATGCTTTACAGTATATTATTTTATATTTTCAGAGTGCAAAAATACAGAACTTTAAAATTCTAAA contains these protein-coding regions:
- a CDS encoding carboxymuconolactone decarboxylase family protein — its product is MSLLKEIQPEQATGKIAETYKMLQDSIGMVPNAFKLSSCSPELTELRTAFLGFYMQHKTIGFKLTAFIRLLVSDIHVCKYCIDTNTGILLQTGVSMEEIQLARQNPNNAPLDEKDKKMLLLVLKIVKDSNSISAEDLDIVRNAGWTDAEIFEASFHGTSQVASDILLNAFKVESDKF
- a CDS encoding FAD-binding protein, coding for MQKKITLILSPEESSNSKIYRQIVAKKLNVPEKEITNIQITRKSIDARATNIKINLALLVSIGETHTSKPIEFDYKDVSNKSEVHIIGSGPAGLFAALRFIELGVKPIIFERGKSISERKRDIALLNREHLVDTDSNYCFGEGGAGTFSDGKLYTRSKKRGSIQKILEILNYHGAADDILYESHPHVGTDKLPAIVEKIRNTILNAGGEIHFNTKLVDFIVENDKLKGFVTKDNTKIFCKNLILATGHSARDIYELLWKKKVAIEAKSFALGVRVEHPQDLIDSIQYNCKTRSDYLPAATYNLNTQVDGRGIYSFCMCPGGHIVPSASSPNEIVVNGMSASKRNSQFANSGMVVEIRPQDVPELQEYGELSLMKFQQNVEHMAYSNGGKGQIAPAQRLHDFVNKKLSPFLPESSYFPGIISSPLHFWLPEIVSKSLQEGFKKFGRKMKGFLTNEAVIIGVESRTSSPVRIPRNNKTFEHNQIKGLFPCGEGSGYAGGIMSSAIDGENCANSVFEASIS
- the ubiE gene encoding bifunctional demethylmenaquinone methyltransferase/2-methoxy-6-polyprenyl-1,4-benzoquinol methylase UbiE; its protein translation is MMAIPYQNKKSSKKQQVEEMFDKIADKYDFFNHFFSLSIDKIWRKKTINLLKAHNPETILDIATGTGDLAIEASKLKPKKIVGIDISEGMLKVGKEKISRKNLQNMIELKKGDAEKLEFDNEYFDTAIVAFGVRNFENLEKGINEIFRVLKPAGKFVVLEFSKPKNAIIKFLYAIYFQLYLPIIGKLFSSDTGAYTYLPESVKTFPDGEKFLNKLKNVGFTETKQISLSMGIASIYVAKKS
- a CDS encoding T9SS type A sorting domain-containing protein; its protein translation is MKIRKSTLKLKNLLIVFLFLVFCNLSYAQNAIVGSGFTSGWGGSCPYTGSADFEYFASSQGTSFIFTDNANGTGNQYFRIGVDWGGNLRHHTISSGSDVQISAGTEYTLNSGCTTSGSMYINVGSTGHNFVFKTADAGSDPSYKMIFFEVQGTVRTVSSVSRDPSGNVFPGQDVTITANLDGSFSTGQSVYLRYTTDNFTTSTIVEMSGSGTTYTFDIPGSSSTASAELGYYVFTSGDGLTISATNADWYSINLNNNSSSNYSYTVQSGWTTGADGSWSNGATWTASDVPSTTESMGSVTIGHDVTINQDAKLSSLTINTSKTLISENSGARTISIENGGTFTVDGDFTANDGTINFVGTGTISGTVSFNNVTINDGVNFGTGSTISGTLQLNVGSYVNTNCPTYGGSSTLKYNIGEAYNIFTEWTNTPQNVQISTASTDIHIDETGKSISGNLTIDASTILTVDAGKSLTVDGTITNNAGNSGIVIESNSSATGSLIESSGASATVKQYITGTGTPPSGRFWYGSPSVSDATSAVFSASGDNKLWYHTESSGAYTEITDDVTSLSVMKGYVARMTDNTTLSFTGTLNQGTLNIATSWNVGSAYPGFNLVGNPYPSAVDWESASTSNLRTTYWYRTYSGAAMVHDSYNGTTHVGTNNNTNGAIDQYLPPMQGFWVRNEDNFASGSIEFENADRSHQVDQVMYKNGTVDDNILRLRLERSNYSDETIIYFFENATNGFDDFDTEKMLSSDVNVPHLYTYDNSMGNLVMNGQPLIANNLSLQLGYKTEIAGNFAINAYNISDFDSDMSIYLEDVQENIFTDLRQNPTYNFNSAVTYTLNRFIIHFSPTITENSEIDSKKLLDIYSFEDNIYIKSDLDMNYQVEVFNVLGEKIIEQKIQNSIIHKIQVESSFSYYIVKVYNSDSIITKKVFIK
- a CDS encoding PorT family protein, which encodes MNTPKYDRKPYHFGFTIGLNSMDFQIKNSPLVLSVNPNGSFVTDSIYSVECIKQAGFHLGIVSNLRLARYFDFRFLPAITFGQRNLEFLIRTPTGFTSKVMRIESTFIELPFLFKYKAKRLKNYRPYLLTGTTNRIDLASQKEIKESEKPKFRLEPIDWYLDFGFGIDYYFYFFKLSTEIKYSMGLKDVLKRDATQYSGMIERMSSNLLIVSFHFE
- a CDS encoding polyprenyl synthetase family protein, encoding MYNYSVLLETVNKELQTSNLIEEPKELYEPIEYILSIGGKRLRPVLTLMACNLFSENIENAIKPALGIELFHNFTLLHDDIMDKSDKRRNQETVHKKWSENIAILSGDAMSILAYKYICSCENSKLSQVLDVFTKTALQVCEGQQFDMNFETSETVSIPEYLNMIKLKTSVLLAGSLKIGAILGNANAEDANNLYNFGVNIGLAFQLQDDILDVFGDTAKFGKNIGGDISSNKKTFLLLKALELASFEKRKELTEWINLKEFDKSAKIKAVTSIYNNLKVREFAEDLKNEYFEKSILNIENIKIPENKKTHLRNISKKLLNREY